Proteins encoded in a region of the Pieris brassicae chromosome 3, ilPieBrab1.1, whole genome shotgun sequence genome:
- the LOC123707781 gene encoding uncharacterized protein LOC123707781, giving the protein MLFHGAPYEENSDYVLSRKKRFLIFPEGSSFQLVFCTAYPVLTTIGDIFIWGNTAALAFELPQDPYSPFHHRADPQHRRIDSKHIYYVDENGKILYKQPYERKHLVNPAFAKRSVTNVDRKKMHLSQARPGFHDLDNNQKDFHRSSRTQLYEKLEIMMEGMGGNGRACLMKTLCMYRESVHEPQGGFLREILRSVYT; this is encoded by the exons atgttgttcCACGGGGCACC CTATGAAGAAAATTCTGATTATGTGTTGTCGAGAAAAAAGCGTTTTCTAATATTTCCCGAAGGGAGTTCGTTTCAATTGG TATTCTGTACGGCGTATCCTGTATTGACAACGATTggggatatttttatttggggTAACACAGCTGCTTTAGCTTTTGAGTTGCCACAAGATCCATACTCACCCTTCCACCATAGGGCAGACCCGCAACATAGAAGAATAGAcagtaaacatatttattatgttgatGAAAACggcaaaatattatacaaacaacCGTATGAAAG aaaacATTTGGTCAACCCAGCATTTGCAAAACGTAGTGTCACAAATGTAGATAGAAAGAAGATGCATTTATCTCAAGCAAGGCCTGGGTTTCATGATTTggataataatcaaaaagacTTCCATCGCAGTAGCCGTACGCAGTTATATGAGAAGTTAGAAATTATGATGGAAgg gatGGGCGGTAATGGGCGGGCGTGTCTGATGAAAACACTATGTATGTACCGCGAATCTGTCCATGAACCTCAGGGCGGATTCCTACGTGAGATATTGAGATCTGTTTATACGtaa
- the LOC123707782 gene encoding uncharacterized protein LOC123707782 → MYILVHHTEGDPGMRTKRYLGFSNITRFFLRVNFKTNMIPWNQIFVQVLGFRLNWDDPPDTFHPHHHFTRRSVYRSMELLLDRHGLSGYQCVRRAICETDMILEPNLIYHRILKMIFRNQSSATEKWHNLTSETCNSAISSCPFSVLDVSPYTDLLS, encoded by the exons ATGTACATTCTGGTCCACCATACTGAGGGAGACCCTGGAATGAGAACCAAAAGATATTTGGGATTTAGTAATATAACACGCTTTTTC TTAAGAGTAAACTTCAAAACGAATATGATTCCATGGAACCAGATTTTCGTTCAAGTCTTAGGTTTTAGGTTAAACTGGGATGATCCTCCCGACACCTTCCATCCACACCATCATTTTACGAGGAGGAGTGTATATAGAAGCATGGAATTGCTTCTGGACAG ACATGGTTTAAGCGGCTATCAATGCGTTCGCCGAGCAATTTGCGAAACTGACATGATCTTGGAACCTAATTTGATATACCACAGAATATTAAAGATGATATTTAG AAATCAGTCTTCGGCTACTGAAAAATGGCACAATCTAACATCAGAAACCTGTAACAGCGCTATCTCTTCTTGTCCCTTCTCCGTTCTGGATGTATCACCATACACAGAtcttttatcataa
- the LOC123707267 gene encoding uncharacterized protein LOC123707267, with protein MKCYSLLFVILILGIMADEESECRTKRQINALPLVYPYGAIYKLIIGLTTPIPTRDHVNLAFLLNFQYQYMQFQNISQLSKYYIIKDVSREEREADWASRYDERLVFYNSFADMLEMKGMSGHDCVHRAICEAAQFPVSEDGLFGEIIQVLLTPDYGKKLFEEDSTWKDDMSSYIDAATAGRQMFECAYIYNKCPEARGVLDLISILTDV; from the exons ATGAAATG TTATTcattgttatttgtaattttaatacttgGGATTATGGCAGATGAAGAAAGCGAATGTAGAACGAAACGACAAATAAACGCATTACCACTAGTATACCCATATGGAGCGATTTAtaag CTAATCATTGGATTGACTACACCAATACCTACCAGGGATCACGTAAACTTAGCTTTCCTTCTAAATTTTCAATACCAATACATGCAGTTTCAAAATATTTCCCAACTCTccaaatactatattataaaagatgtATCGAGAGAAGAAAGAGAAGCAGACTGGGCTTCGAGATATGATGAGCGACTTGTGTTTTATAACTCTTTTGCTGATATGTTAGAAAT GAAAGGAATGAGTGGCCATGATTGTGTACACCGTGCAATTTGCGAAGCTGCCCAGTTCCCAGTAAGCGAAGATGGTCTATTTGGTGAAATCATTCAAGTGTTACTcac GCCAGACtacggaaaaaaattatttgaagaagatTCCACATGGAAAGATGATATGTCTTCTTATATCGACGCGGCCACAGCTGGAAGACAGATGTTTGAATGCGCGTACATATACAACAAGTGTCCTGAAGCCAGGGGCGTTTTAGATCTGATTTCAATACTGAcagatgtataa
- the LOC123707338 gene encoding uncharacterized protein LOC123707338 isoform X1 yields MKSYLLASFLILLHEVYAEDDFEESRIRRQVNSLPLVYPYGGTYKLVTGFSAPIPNSDNIPINFVVSFQYQYVQYANISELSRYYVIKEVSREERDADLVVRRDERLVFYQSAIDTLDSKGFNGEQCVYRALCEAAQHPVEDDGLFGEVIHILLTPDFGRTDFDEDPQWKEILEPYIDASVAGRQMYNCAFLYNKCPDGEGILEFISVLNEK; encoded by the exons atGAAAAG ttaCTTGCTGGCtagttttttaatactattacaTGAAGTCTATGCCGAAGATGATTTCGAGGAATCAAGAATAAGGAGACAAGTCAACTCATTGCCACTCGTCTACCCATATGGAGGAACGTATAAG CTTGTCACGGGATTTTCGGCTCCTATACCAAATAGTGATAATATCCCCATAAATTTTGTGGTCAGTTTTCAATACCAGTATGTACAATATGCGAATATATCTGAACTATCAAGGTACTATGTTATTAAAGAAGTTAGTAGAGAAGAGAGAGATGCGGATCTTGTTGTAAGGAGAGATGAAAGACTTGTATTCTATCAGTCAGCTATTGATACGCTAGATTC GAAGGGTTTTAATGGTGAGCAATGCGTATACCGTGCATTATGTGAAGCTGCACAGCATCCTGTAGAAGATGATGGTCTTTTTGGTGAAGTGATACATATATTGTTAAC accAGATTTTGGAAGGACCGATTTTGACGAAGACCCCCAATGGAAAGAAATATTGGAACCCTATATAGATGCAAGTGTTGCGGGAAGGCAGATGTATAATTGTGCCTTTTTGTATAACAAATGTCCAGACGGAGAAGGCATTTTGGAATTTATATCCGTCCTTaatgaaaaatga
- the LOC123707338 gene encoding uncharacterized protein LOC123707338 isoform X2, with product MISYCGESYSFKIKIQLVTGFSAPIPNSDNIPINFVVSFQYQYVQYANISELSRYYVIKEVSREERDADLVVRRDERLVFYQSAIDTLDSKGFNGEQCVYRALCEAAQHPVEDDGLFGEVIHILLTPDFGRTDFDEDPQWKEILEPYIDASVAGRQMYNCAFLYNKCPDGEGILEFISVLNEK from the exons atgataagctACTGTGGAGAGagttattcatttaaaattaagatacag CTTGTCACGGGATTTTCGGCTCCTATACCAAATAGTGATAATATCCCCATAAATTTTGTGGTCAGTTTTCAATACCAGTATGTACAATATGCGAATATATCTGAACTATCAAGGTACTATGTTATTAAAGAAGTTAGTAGAGAAGAGAGAGATGCGGATCTTGTTGTAAGGAGAGATGAAAGACTTGTATTCTATCAGTCAGCTATTGATACGCTAGATTC GAAGGGTTTTAATGGTGAGCAATGCGTATACCGTGCATTATGTGAAGCTGCACAGCATCCTGTAGAAGATGATGGTCTTTTTGGTGAAGTGATACATATATTGTTAAC accAGATTTTGGAAGGACCGATTTTGACGAAGACCCCCAATGGAAAGAAATATTGGAACCCTATATAGATGCAAGTGTTGCGGGAAGGCAGATGTATAATTGTGCCTTTTTGTATAACAAATGTCCAGACGGAGAAGGCATTTTGGAATTTATATCCGTCCTTaatgaaaaatga